In the genome of Arachis hypogaea cultivar Tifrunner chromosome 9, arahy.Tifrunner.gnm2.J5K5, whole genome shotgun sequence, the window AAAATGCATCAATCAACTTGTACCATTctgtttaaaaaatttgaaacagagagcaatattaaaatttaaaaagggaAAATATAGGAGGGAGAAAAATCAGGACTTACTAAAGTTGGATCATAATCGAAAGCAGCAAAGCCCCACTTTGGTGACCCTAAATCCAATTACTCCAAATGTATGCCCGTGTTTTAACGcatgaaatgaaaataaatagacaGATATCATTACCTGAAGAGCCAGTATTCTGTCTTCAACTGTATCTTTTACAGTAAGCCGTGTCACAGTAACAGGACGAGTCTGTCCAATTCTATGAGCTCGATCAATAGCTTGATCTTCAGTTGTTGGATTCCACCACAGATCCAAAAGAATAACATGGCATGCAGCAACCATATTCAAACCAAGATTTCCTGCTTTTAGTGACATCAGCATAACAGTTACCTGGAAGGAATTTCAGTTGCAGACACCAACAGACTATCAGGTTAAATGCACTGGAATAGTAAATAATGCAATATCAAGAAGTGATAGCAATGCACACTGATTCCCAAATAAAATCAAGCgaaagaatgataaacaaagATTAAATTTCATATTACTTCAGCTACCACCAAACAGGTCCTCTTACTACTTTCTATATATTTATAATTGTGCATAAAACCATTATCAGCATTAATAATGTCAGGGAAAACAGAAGATCAAACCTCGGGATCAGTATTGAAATCTTTAACAGATCTGTCCCTAGCAATCAGAGACATCCGCCCATCAAGTCTCCTATATTTCATACAGGATTGTTGCAATGATGCCTCAACCAAGTCCAACATGCTAGTCCATTGGGAAAAAACTATAGCTTTTATTGGTCCTACAGTTGTGGAGTCTGaatattttcttgtgtttttcatAATCCTAACATCTGAGTCGCAATCTTCAATATATGAATCATCATCAGATGGCGAACCTCTATGGCTTCCACCAGAATTTAGTAAACCAGAGCTACGACTATTCAGTTTACAATTTGAATGCAGAATCTCAAGGACAGCTTTGATTTTAGATGAACTGTACTCACTCTGCTGCACTAGTGAATGATCAAAATCATGCGCTTTTATGGAATTACTACCACCAAGTTCATCAGCCAAGCAACTCCTCAAAGTAGCTTTGGAGAAAACAACATCTTCTGCAAGTGCTGCTTTACAACCACGAGCAGGGCATGTATTATCATCACCATTCAAGTAATCTGATACACATTGATAACAGAAGACATGGCCACACATTGTAACAACTGCGTCTTCAGGTGGATCCTGTTGAAAACACAGTACGAATCAACCAAACCCATACCAACAACGTATTGCTATTGGTTTACTATACAGCTATATGCCTAGACGGATAAACTGAGAAATCAAAATCTAAAATATCAACCAGTGATTAGTGAACAAATTAATTAACCAATAGATCATAGCATCAGAATAGAAATTTTCCTAAAAAACAAATATCCATAAGCATGGTTAGAACTGTAAGCTTcaggagattaaagaagaaaaaattggtTAGATCAGCAACACACTCACTTGAAAGTGATGGGTTTGGACATTATACCGTACAGCATCCCCCCatattctcttttttattattaaaactgAGATGGGAAACATTTGTGTTTTAAGTGAAAGCTCACAACTAGTCAACTACATTCCCCCGTGGTATGCGATCTATCTCCATCTAGTCACTCATTTTCTTCCATTTATCCACTCCTGCAACGTGCTTGGGAGTGTGCTAACCATGCAATTCTATAACAACATTGACAATATGTGACAATCCAAGTTTTGACCACTGTCAAGCGTAGGCACATACTTGTGTATTTTCTCAGCAGCAGTTTAACTTAACATTGTAAGTTTACCTATTAGATACTataatttttcaccaaaatacatTAAAGATACCATACATAGAATTAAACTTCCATGTTATAATAAAAGGATTTATTCCATCAAGTTTTTAGAGCTCATATTAACAACAAAGAAAACAAATGTCTGAATACATCACGTTAGAAATTAACTGACCTCACAAGTACAGCATATAGCAAAGGTCGTTTCCAAACTATTAAACAGATTAATCAACATCTCCTTTGGAAGTGAGTTTGCCATTTCCACAGAGGATTTCCCAAGAGGATCAGAATAATAATCTTTAACAAGACGTGGGTGATCACAAGCTTGACGAAGACGCAAAAGCATTAAAAGAATATTTGCATAGTTTTGATTCACCGTGCCAGCAGCAGCATAGGCCTGCAAGGTATATGTCATTGATTTAAAACTGATGCAGTACTTAGCCGTAACAGCaatgaaatctaactaaataaAAGCTAAATCACACTCTAGCCAATCCTACAAATTATTTCCCTGATTCAAAGAAGCCAAGTAGATAGGTCCAAATAGCACCACACACTAACGAATCTGTTGCAATGTCTAGAAAATATCTGCGAATATGCTCAATATGTCTTAGAATATTTGAAACATATCTTAGTAGATCTTAAGAAAATATTTTAGACTCAATCAGGCATCTAGTTGTTAATTAGTGAACAATCTTAAAATTTGTTGCTTAAATTAATAATGTTTCAATTtcctaattgttatctttgtttagTGGCATTAGTGCACTAAAGGGCTGTTTTtatcaaactaaataaataaaattaccaGAGGATTTTGTACTCGGTACTTGACCAAATTCATATCACAAACTGTCATTACTGCTTCATATCCTAAATAGACCATATCAATATATGTAATACTTTAGGGGGACTACAGTCTCTTTTATTGATCATTCCCTACAAAACATCAAATATCAACTAAACTGAATATCAAAACTAAGAATATAGAATTGAAATTCAGTTATAGAGGCCGCAAGGTTGAATTTATTCTGTAAGCTGCCAAGATTACAATTTATATTAAATCTAATTTCTACCTGCAAGAAGGCAAAACTCCAATGCACATTATTTAAAATCTCAATAGCAAAAGCACACTTACCGAATCCTATAATTATAAAACATATCACTACAAATTTTCCACGATGATATAAACAAATAAAGCAAATAAACCTTAAATTGGGAACGTGAATCTGCTTCCAACTGCATATAGAAGGCCCGCTCCTCAGTGGAGAAATCCACCTTAGTCAGCTCAATTGTTTTAGGAGGTAAATTGATTATTGGCTTCCCATCGATCAAAGTTCCTTAACAAATGCAAGAATTTGATATTATAATTGAAGTCATAGTACCAAAGGGCAAACTTAACcatgaaatataaaaataatttaagaaagAATATCTAattgacaaattttaattaaaagaacAGCAGGAGTGATAGGACACTCTTATAGCCAGGAAAAAGTACATGCAAACGATCTATGCACCAAAGGAAAAGTACCTTTTGTACGGCGAAGCATAATGGCCCTCAGAACTGCCTGAAGCTTCTTGTACCCTTGGATAGAATTTCTGGATATCGGAACTTTTATTGTATTGTAGAACGATTTATACACAGCATAAGGATCATACTTCAGGAACCTAAAGTAGCTATACAAATCATCAATTGTATTTTGAATAGGTGTTCCAGATAAGCACCACCTCCTTTTGGCCCTAAGACTGCAGCAAGCTCTAGCTACCTGAGTTCTATGGTTCTTTATTGTTTGAGCTTCATCTAGAATAACCCTAAACCAACCTACTTTTGCAAGAGGACCAGAAGCAGATTCAATTGAAGATTCGTCTAATCCCTTTCTACcctttttacttttcttacttCCATTAAATAACTGCTTCCTCTTTTTACTGGCAGAAAATTCAGAGGATATCCCAAATCTTTCCCCCATTTTTTCATCAATATCATCCTCCTCAACCAACGGCTGCTTTGGAACTTCATTAGTCACAATAGCATATGTTGTGAGGACCACATCATATCTTGCAAGTTCAGTAGGATCCTTTGTCCTACTGCCCCCGTGATAAACCAAAACAGCAAGTCTCTGCTCTTCAACAACTTTTTCTTTAAGCTCTCTGGCCCATTGTCGAAGAACACTTGCAGGGCAAACAACAAGTGTGCCAGCAGCCGGCCTTTTCCTACTTGGTGCTCGTGTTGAACTACTAGGTTCTGTACTAGGTTTTACATCATCagattcttctttattttcaagCTTTTCCAAATCAACAGTAGCACGATCATCCTCATCGTCCAAATTCAAAGCTTCAGTTTTATGATTGCATGCATCGTCTGTTTTAGATTTTGATTGCAGTGACCTCTGCATTAGGATGAGGGCAATCATTGAAACTGTCTTGCCAAGGCCCTGTTAGAACAAGGGTTTGATGTTCAGTTAAAAGCAATAAGATGAAAATCATCAGTGCCAttgattaaaaaaagaaaaaaaaaacatcaattaAATACGTAAAAGATGACCTGATCATCAGCCAAAATCCCCCCAAGGCAATGCAAACTTCTGGTTTCCTTCTGAAGCATCCAAGCCAATGCAATTTTCTGCAATGTAGAGTTATATCAATGAATGGCTCCCTGAAAGTTTATTACAAATAGACAAGCCACAATACCTGATGTCTAAGAAGAGAGACACACATGTGACCCTCAGGTACATCAACTTCTATTCTATTTTGACTGAGATCCTGCAAGAAACAAAATACATTCTTTGAAAGATCTTCCACAAAAAGTATGTTGATTTAGGACATGATTACAAGTACACCAATATATGCTAGTTGTGCTTTTTGCATATTGTCTATAGACTTGGGGATCCATATTATGATAGGatgttactttatttaattttgaattttccaTCCAGAAAACTTTTAAGAAAATTTATTCTTACCACCAAAAACCacaaagaaataaagaagagCAAGCCTCAACCCCTTACACTGAATCTTAAGTTCATTGTCTGAATGGCTATAACAAATTTCCTAGGAAGTCAACTTTGGCAACATATCATATATGAGGGAATTTAACATGAGGCTCGTACAACTTAGAACATCAACGGAATTAACCATACAATAAAAAATAGGGTGTATACCTCCACAATGGCCTCATAAATTAGTCTCTCATCACTTCCAGGAGCCCGTTCATCACCTGCACCAGAGCGGAATGCAGGTTCACTGGAACTAGCATACTGTGGAGGTACAGACTTACCATGCATCAAAGATGGAGGAAGAACCCTAATCACACCATTTTGATTCATGAAGCGATCTTCATCACTTCCCCTCATAAATGGGCCACGGTTGTAGGCCTTGTCGCTCATCGTGCTAGGTCCTACTCCATGGGGACGATTCCTATATGTATCGAAAAACTGACTATTGTTCATGTTATCCTTTATGTTACTTAATCTGCTATCAGGTGCAAACGACGAAGATGGTGGAACCCTTGATGTATATGGATGAACAGTTTGAGGAAGAGCCCGCTTGAAAGCCTGTTGAGTTGACTGACTTGTGTTTCCATTCTGTGCATGATATGAAGGTTCTTCTCGACGTGCAACTCTCTGATTCAGTCCATTTTTGCTAGATACAGGTTGAGCATGAAGCTTGATTTGGGAATGAGTATTATTAACATTGGACGAGCTAGCACCTGAAGTACTTGTGCCTCTTGAAAAACTATCGTGCCTTGGCCGTCCACCATAATCTGCACACAACATTACTTATTACTTATATCATGAAAGTGCTTACTAATTTATAAAGAAACTCCATTGAAGGGGAGCATCTAGAACAGATCAACCACCTGAATTCCTTTCAGCAGCAGCCCATTGAGGGAGATTCCTTTTTGGATCTTCTATCTCCTCAAGGTCATCATCTGATGAGCTAATATATATACATTCATCCATGAACTCAGGATAACAATTGTCCTTTCCGTCAGCCAACCTAGAAAGAGAACTCGTAAATACTATGCCAACCTGAATTCAAAAAGCATCATGAAATTGTAATTTAAAATGACAGCaaataagaaaaaacaaaaaacttctCCAAATAAAATGTCTTGTCTCACCACTTTTTTGCAAGGTTTCAATATTAAACCCGAAATCCAACCACCTAAAGAAGAACAAAATCTCCAAGTTGAGTTGACAAAATCATGGATATGGTCTCCATTGTCGGGCATCTACTTCAACCACTTTCCAGCTTCCTTACTAACAGCTTATTCATCAGggaggaaaataaaaaataaataagcatAAGAGAAACAGATTGATGAAAAGTTTTTCTTTCTGATAAAAGCTGAAATTTACATCACACAAGATAACAAGTTTCTGAAATCTGGTATCAGCAtagtaaaggaaaagaaaaaagcaatTATCTAGTAAAGAAGTCAGAATTCCCAATAATTTACAATGAATAGGATATCCCCTActaaatttttgaataatttgaaTTCATTATTCCCTTTACATAGAAAGCAAACCAGTCCTTTTATGTGTGTGTTATgttgtttttttgttttggggGTGGGGGGAACATGCCCAGTGTGACGAATAACAACTGCTGTGCCTTCACTGGCTGGTGGGGTTGGCAGCATCGATTATAATTCATAAAACATGATTACTATAGTGTGCTATCATAAACCATGTCTAAAAGAGAACACATACTGCAATACAATTAGCAAGATATGGTACTTAAATATTATCCACAACCACAACAGCAGCACTCCTCAAAAGAGTCTTTCCAACCTAACTAGGTTTAGAGTACAGAACTAGAGCTTAATTTCAAACATTCAGTGACCTCAAGAAACCTTTCCCCAATTGAAATGCAATAAATTAGAATCAGTTCCTAACAATGCCTAAAACAGCCACTCCAAACTCATCAATA includes:
- the LOC112712275 gene encoding helicase-like transcription factor CHR28 isoform X4 — protein: MDECIYISSSDDDLEEIEDPKRNLPQWAAAERNSDYGGRPRHDSFSRGTSTSGASSSNVNNTHSQIKLHAQPVSSKNGLNQRVARREEPSYHAQNGNTSQSTQQAFKRALPQTVHPYTSRVPPSSSFAPDSRLSNIKDNMNNSQFFDTYRNRPHGVGPSTMSDKAYNRGPFMRGSDEDRFMNQNGVIRVLPPSLMHGKSVPPQYASSSEPAFRSGAGDERAPGSDERLIYEAIVEDLSQNRIEVDVPEGHMCVSLLRHQKIALAWMLQKETRSLHCLGGILADDQGLGKTVSMIALILMQRSLQSKSKTDDACNHKTEALNLDDEDDRATVDLEKLENKEESDDVKPSTEPSSSTRAPSRKRPAAGTLVVCPASVLRQWARELKEKVVEEQRLAVLVYHGGSRTKDPTELARYDVVLTTYAIVTNEVPKQPLVEEDDIDEKMGERFGISSEFSASKKRKQLFNGSKKSKKGRKGLDESSIESASGPLAKVGWFRVILDEAQTIKNHRTQVARACCSLRAKRRWCLSGTPIQNTIDDLYSYFRFLKYDPYAVYKSFYNTIKVPISRNSIQGYKKLQAVLRAIMLRRTKGTLIDGKPIINLPPKTIELTKVDFSTEERAFYMQLEADSRSQFKAYAAAGTVNQNYANILLMLLRLRQACDHPRLVKDYYSDPLGKSSVEMANSLPKEMLINLFNSLETTFAICCTCEDPPEDAVVTMCGHVFCYQCVSDYLNGDDNTCPARGCKAALAEDVVFSKATLRSCLADELGGSNSIKAHDFDHSLVQQNCDSDVRIMKNTRKYSDSTTVGPIKAIVFSQWTSMLDLVEASLQQSCMKYRRLDGRMSLIARDRSVKDFNTDPEVTVMLMSLKAGNLGLNMVAACHVILLDLWWNPTTEDQAIDRAHRIGQTRPVTVTRLTVKDTVEDRILALQEEKRKMVASAFGEEHAGSSATRLTMDDLKYLFMV
- the LOC112712275 gene encoding helicase-like transcription factor CHR28 isoform X1, with product MPDNGDHIHDFVNSTWRFCSSLGGWISGLILKPCKKVVGIVFTSSLSRLADGKDNCYPEFMDECIYISSSDDDLEEIEDPKRNLPQWAAAERNSDYGGRPRHDSFSRGTSTSGASSSNVNNTHSQIKLHAQPVSSKNGLNQRVARREEPSYHAQNGNTSQSTQQAFKRALPQTVHPYTSRVPPSSSFAPDSRLSNIKDNMNNSQFFDTYRNRPHGVGPSTMSDKAYNRGPFMRGSDEDRFMNQNGVIRVLPPSLMHGKSVPPQYASSSEPAFRSGAGDERAPGSDERLIYEAIVEDLSQNRIEVDVPEGHMCVSLLRHQKIALAWMLQKETRSLHCLGGILADDQGLGKTVSMIALILMQRSLQSKSKTDDACNHKTEALNLDDEDDRATVDLEKLENKEESDDVKPSTEPSSSTRAPSRKRPAAGTLVVCPASVLRQWARELKEKVVEEQRLAVLVYHGGSRTKDPTELARYDVVLTTYAIVTNEVPKQPLVEEDDIDEKMGERFGISSEFSASKKRKQLFNGSKKSKKGRKGLDESSIESASGPLAKVGWFRVILDEAQTIKNHRTQVARACCSLRAKRRWCLSGTPIQNTIDDLYSYFRFLKYDPYAVYKSFYNTIKVPISRNSIQGYKKLQAVLRAIMLRRTKGTLIDGKPIINLPPKTIELTKVDFSTEERAFYMQLEADSRSQFKAYAAAGTVNQNYANILLMLLRLRQACDHPRLVKDYYSDPLGKSSVEMANSLPKEMLINLFNSLETTFAICCTCEDPPEDAVVTMCGHVFCYQCVSDYLNGDDNTCPARGCKAALAEDVVFSKATLRSCLADELGGSNSIKAHDFDHSLVQQSEYSSSKIKAVLEILHSNCKLNSRSSGLLNSGGSHRGSPSDDDSYIEDCDSDVRIMKNTRKYSDSTTVGPIKAIVFSQWTSMLDLVEASLQQSCMKYRRLDGRMSLIARDRSVKDFNTDPEVTVMLMSLKAGNLGLNMVAACHVILLDLWWNPTTEDQAIDRAHRIGQTRPVTVTRLTVKDTVEDRILALQEEKRKMVASAFGEEHAGSSATRLTMDDLKYLFMV
- the LOC112712275 gene encoding helicase-like transcription factor CHR28 isoform X3, whose amino-acid sequence is MDECIYISSSDDDLEEIEDPKRNLPQWAAAERNSDYGGRPRHDSFSRGTSTSGASSSNVNNTHSQIKLHAQPVSSKNGLNQRVARREEPSYHAQNGNTSQSTQQAFKRALPQTVHPYTSRVPPSSSFAPDSRLSNIKDNMNNSQFFDTYRNRPHGVGPSTMSDKAYNRGPFMRGSDEDRFMNQNGVIRVLPPSLMHGKSVPPQYASSSEPAFRSGAGDERAPGSDERLIYEAIVEDLSQNRIEVDVPEGHMCVSLLRHQKIALAWMLQKETRSLHCLGGILADDQGLGKTVSMIALILMQRSLQSKSKTDDACNHKTEALNLDDEDDRATVDLEKLENKEESDDVKPSTEPSSSTRAPSRKRPAAGTLVVCPASVLRQWARELKEKVVEEQRLAVLVYHGGSRTKDPTELARYDVVLTTYAIVTNEVPKQPLVEEDDIDEKMGERFGISSEFSASKKRKQLFNGSKKSKKGRKGLDESSIESASGPLAKVGWFRVILDEAQTIKNHRTQVARACCSLRAKRRWCLSGTPIQNTIDDLYSYFRFLKYDPYAVYKSFYNTIKVPISRNSIQGYKKLQAVLRAIMLRRTKGTLIDGKPIINLPPKTIELTKVDFSTEERAFYMQLEADSRSQFKAYAAAGTVNQNYANILLMLLRLRQACDHPRLVKDYYSDPLGKSSVEMANSLPKEMLINLFNSLETTFAICCTCEDPPEDAVVTMCGHVFCYQCVSDYLNGDDNTCPARGCKAALAEDVVFSKATLRSCLADELGGSNSIKAHDFDHSLVQQSEYSSSKIKAVLEILHSNCKLNSRSSGLLNSGGSHRGSPSDDDSYIEDCDSDVRIMKNTRKYSDSTTVGPIKAIVFSQWTSMLDLVEASLQQSCMKYRRLDGRMSLIARDRSVKDFNTDPEVTVMLMSLKAGNLGLNMVAACHVILLDLWWNPTTEDQAIDRAHRIGQTRPVTVTRLTVKDTVEDRILALQEEKRKMVASAFGEEHAGSSATRLTMDDLKYLFMV
- the LOC112712275 gene encoding helicase-like transcription factor CHR28 isoform X2, with the protein product MPDNGDHIHDFVNSTWRFCSSLGGWISGLILKPCKKVVGIVFTSSLSRLADGKDNCYPEFMDECIYISSSDDDLEEIEDPKRNLPQWAAAERNSDYGGRPRHDSFSRGTSTSGASSSNVNNTHSQIKLHAQPVSSKNGLNQRVARREEPSYHAQNGNTSQSTQQAFKRALPQTVHPYTSRVPPSSSFAPDSRLSNIKDNMNNSQFFDTYRNRPHGVGPSTMSDKAYNRGPFMRGSDEDRFMNQNGVIRVLPPSLMHGKSVPPQYASSSEPAFRSGAGDERAPGSDERLIYEAIVEDLSQNRIEVDVPEGHMCVSLLRHQKIALAWMLQKETRSLHCLGGILADDQGLGKTVSMIALILMQRSLQSKSKTDDACNHKTEALNLDDEDDRATVDLEKLENKEESDDVKPSTEPSSSTRAPSRKRPAAGTLVVCPASVLRQWARELKEKVVEEQRLAVLVYHGGSRTKDPTELARYDVVLTTYAIVTNEVPKQPLVEEDDIDEKMGERFGISSEFSASKKRKQLFNGSKKSKKGRKGLDESSIESASGPLAKVGWFRVILDEAQTIKNHRTQVARACCSLRAKRRWCLSGTPIQNTIDDLYSYFRFLKYDPYAVYKSFYNTIKVPISRNSIQGYKKLQAVLRAIMLRRTKGTLIDGKPIINLPPKTIELTKVDFSTEERAFYMQLEADSRSQFKAYAAAGTVNQNYANILLMLLRLRQACDHPRLVKDYYSDPLGKSSVEMANSLPKEMLINLFNSLETTFAICCTCEDPPEDAVVTMCGHVFCYQCVSDYLNGDDNTCPARGCKAALAEDVVFSKATLRSCLADELGGSNSIKAHDFDHSLVQQNCDSDVRIMKNTRKYSDSTTVGPIKAIVFSQWTSMLDLVEASLQQSCMKYRRLDGRMSLIARDRSVKDFNTDPEVTVMLMSLKAGNLGLNMVAACHVILLDLWWNPTTEDQAIDRAHRIGQTRPVTVTRLTVKDTVEDRILALQEEKRKMVASAFGEEHAGSSATRLTMDDLKYLFMV